In Mangifera indica cultivar Alphonso chromosome 7, CATAS_Mindica_2.1, whole genome shotgun sequence, the genomic window ttagtttacaaggaaagttttatatttttcactaaTGTTGATAATTCTCTTCctagtgtgtttgtttctcCTTTGCAGGAGTTTGAAGACGTATTCCCTGAGGAGATTCCTGATGGACTACCTCTAATTCGTGGGATCGAGCACCAGATCGACTTCATACATGAAGCGGCGATACCCAACCGACTAGCCTATAGAAGTAATCTTGATGAGACAAAAGAGCTTCGAAGGCAAATggaggagttgatgaagaagggaTACGTGAGAGAAAGCATGAGTCTGTGTGTCGTACCAATGATTCTAGTACCTAAGAAGGATAAGACATGGAGAATATGCATTGATTGTTGAGCCGTCAACATaatcactgtaaagtatcgcTATCCTATacctaggttagatgatatgcttgatgagttgcatggatcttttatcttttcaaaaattgatttaaaaagttGGTATCATCAGATTAGGATGAAAGAGGGCGATGAATGGAAAATTGCTTTTAAAACCAAGCATggactatatgaatggttggtaatgccatttgggcttactaaTGCGCCTAGTACGTTTATaagattaatgaaccatgtcttgcGTGCATTTATTGGCAAGTTTgtagttgtttattttgatgatattctcatttatagtcgTAGTCTAGATGAGCATATAGGACATGTGCATGATGTTTCTCTTGTGCTTAGGAAAGAGAGGTTATTTGGTAATATTAAGAAATGTTCTTTTTGCactgaccaagttgtgttcctaggaTTTATGGTTTCATCTAACGGaattaaggtagatgaggagaaggtTAAGGCTATCCGAGAGTGGCCAACACCTACTTCTGTGACTGAGGCTAAGAGTTTCCAtggtttagctagtttttataggagatttgtaagagactttagtacactagcggcaccactaactgaagttattaaaaagaatgtaggaTTTAGGTGGGGTAAGGATCAAGAGcgtgcatttgcattaattaaggataagttaagttcTACACCTTTACTTGCGCTACCtaatttttctaaaccatttgagCTTAAGTGTGATGCTTCAGGTATTGGTATTGGAGCtattttgatgcaagaaaatagACCCATAGCGTATTTCAGTGAGAAGCTCAACAGACCCGCTTTGAAGTATCCTACTTATGATAAGGAGTTGTACGCTTTGGTGAGAGCATTGGAGACGTGGCAGTATTACCTTTAGCCACATGAGTTCATCATCAGGACAGGTCATGAgtccctaaaacatttaaaaggaCAAGGTAAGTTAAACAAGAGACATGCAAGGTGGGTTGAATACATCGAATCTTTTCCTCATGTCATTCATTAcaaacaaggtaaggaaaatgttgtggcaGATGCGTTATCTCGCAGGTATACTTTAATCTCGACTTTAGATACTAAATTACTTAGTTTAGAGTACATAAAGGAGTTGTATGTGAATGATTCTGACTTTTCCAGTATttatgaagcttgtgagaagactacatttggtaaattttataggcatgatggttatttatttcgtGAAAACAGATTATGTGTGCCTATGAGTTCCTTACGTGAATTGCTTGTAAGGGAAGCACATGGGGGTGGATTAATAGGTCATTTCGATATAGCTAAGACTTTAGACGTACTacaagagcatttttttttGCCACATATGAAACGAGATGTAGATCGTGTTTGTACTCGTTGTATTAAGTGTAAATAGGCCAAGTCTAGAGTCTTATCCcatggtttatatacacctttacctattcctACTGTACTTTGGGAGgatatttctatggactttgttttaggATTTCCTAGGTCTAGGAAGGGTAGTGATTCAGTTTTTGTCgtagttgataggttttcaaaaatggcacactttattccatgttgtaaaactgatgatgcaacttacattgctgatttgtttttcagggAGATCGTGAGTTTGCATAGAGTTCCAAGAAGTATTGTATCTGATCGTGATGTGAAGTTCTTAAGTTATTTTTGGAAGGTATTGTGAGGTAAGTTAGgtactaaactactattttctaaAACTTGTCACCCACAGACGGATGGACAAACAGAGGTAGTTAATAGAACTTTATCTCAGTTATTGTGTGTTATAttagaaaagaatttgagaacttgggaggatagcttgccacatgtagaatttgcatataatagggtggTGCATACATCTACTGGTcattcaccttttgaagttgtttatggttttaatccacttACACCTTTGGACTTGTTACCTTTGCCTGTTGAGGAACGTACCAGTTTAGACGGCAAAAGGAAGGTAGAGTTAGTTCGACAGCTTCATGAGAAAGTTAGACAAAATATTGAGAGAAGGACTGAGCAATATgtcaaacaagctaacaaaggaaggcacaaggtggtcttccaacctggtgattgggtttgggtgcacaTGCGGAAGGAACGGTTTCCATCCCAATGCAGATCTAAGTTGCATCTGAGAGGCGATGGTCCATTTCAAGTACTCGAGCGGATCAATCATAATGCTTATAGATTGGATCTTCCaggtgagtataatataagtgctacttttaatgtttttgacttatctccttttgatgatgcagatttgaggacaaatcctttTCAAGAGGGAGGGGATGATAGAGGCATCGTAGAAGCATCGAGCCATCAAGGAGATCCGCTACATATTTcgattgggccaattacgagaagcatagctaagaagatgcaacaagccttagttggactcgtggagGACTTGAagactaagatcagctcactcaaggacgactggatgcttgaaggagccaacagagagatcaacttgattcaggcccaagcttatgtacgagcaaactttgaacggtcataacttttgatctaggaggagttacggggcctgtaatatatcaacgcgaagctcgtttcgagctctataaccaCAACTAGCTTTGCTGGTTGCACCCAacttggaggcccaaataacatcatttcagtccgtatttcatagtttttgtttacccaaatttaggattttcagttttatgattttgagcttgtttgtgattaggctagactttattgggcccaagtgacatcttttcttttaatttaattagtgttttgggtagttacttaggtaataGGCTTGGGAAGtctggaagtccattgggtcatgggtagtttagggttaagttggcattatactataaaaacaaaacatttcatgatgaataaaaactttttggctgatttttcacgaatagattgcttactattgagtttacaatctttgaacttatccagcttgtcttgtggcgttcaccattctcaataccaaggttcgttcgattccatatcgattcgggtcaaggtttaattacgtgatgaaactgattcaatcctgggaaaatatcttcttgagtgttaggtcttgtgtcaaatcgtcaaggttcgcatcaCACTTGGTCATTTGTCTCTCTTTACAAAGGCATGTAATCTTGAATCATCACCTACAATCATGCTGAAAACCTACACGAGCGTGGGATCCTAAGGCAGCACACACAACTATATGTCCCATACCAAACACGTGTGTGTCTTGCCCTAATTCTAAATGCTCATTTATTCTCCTTACATAGGGACTATTCATTCATAAATACACACAGGCATGTCAACCACCTTACACAGTCGTGGTGCGTCGTTtctataaaatttcaaactatggttttttgtgttttccaaCCATCCAAAACACAACATATGAACCCAAAATAGTCCCTTAACCTTACTAAGTATTTGTAGTATGTTTATACTTTGCAATAAACACCAACAAAGGTTTTAATAACATCAAGCATGCATGATAAGTCATAATCATCTTCTAGTCCCAACCACACAAACCAGAAGAATTATTCATGCTATTACAACCATCTCACAGAATGTGTATatctcaatcaattcaataaaCATGATGATTAACCTAAATCCACAAGCAAATAACCATGGTTTACAtattggcatacaatttctagATTATAGAATCTACCCATCACAACATATCTTTCAACATCATGGTTtacaaattcttaattttgcaTGTTATGACAATCCACTAAACACATATTTTCAAAAGATCATACCTTATAGCACGACTCTTAGTATCAATAGAATAGATACTACATTATCCATACATCGACATATGTATTCCTTACTCATGTTGCTAACATACTTTAGCTGCGTTGTGGCAAACATGCAAAACACATTAGTTAAATTGAACCCAATATGATGAACACTCAATTTTTCGTCTAGTAGAACTGTATCTTTGCTTTGGTGAAAAAGGTTTCGATGAATAAGGTTTTAATTGGGGTGTCATATTGAAAGGTACCAATATCATCTTACACTTAATATCTCAATTTAGGGTATTAATTAAATGTCTCACCATTTTTAGTCTACATATGAggtgttattaaaataaaacccaACATGCATTCTACAATGTAAGATAAAACATGTCAGTATACAATTTTATTCTAATGTCAAGCCTCTCGAGCCATAAAGGGTTTGAATAGTCAATCTAGGTCCGGCTCTTCAAGATCTTTGAGATTGCTCCTTCGCCTTCATTCTTCAAGAGTACATGACTTTGTTTCCTAGCAAGTTACATATTTtctaagaagagaaaataaacaACCTAAACCTAATTTTACACCAAAATCAAAAACTTCTAGTTACATTTGAAGGGagttaaatgagaaaaaaagtaaaTCGAGAAAAATTAAGAGAAGGCAAGGTGCGCATGTCctattttccaaaaataaaaattacaccCCAATGCACATATACATAGGTCATTGAGCTGTATATTAAGCATCATGCATAAACAAACCATAtgtaatcaaaataatttttaatgggATATTAACTAAAATCGGCAAAAAATTTTCCGCGtgaacctttttaggcaaacgtacagTGGTTTCACTTTTATaggcaaatttacttttaattccaaaaatagcCTCTTTCAACTTATTGCATCACTCCCAACGATTTACATCACACTCGAatacctaaaattttcttaacaaatttgataattttttattcgaactatcactaattcaagttctaaggattaaaaacatacttaaaaattgataaatttttgtttagatttcaAATACAGATAGTACCGAAAAAATAGCATAGATGAGGAGAATGATAAGTGTTAACTGATGTTGTAAGCATAGGGTACGTGCAGGGTACGTACAAGATGCATAGGTATGTGTAGGGTACGTAGGTGTGTACAAGGTGTGTGGGTGCGTGGGTGCGTACAGGGTGTGTGGGTGCATACAGGGTACGTACAGGGTGCGTGGGTGCGTACAGGGTGTGTGGGTGCATACAGGGTACGTACAGGGTGCGTGGGTGCGTACAAGGTGCGTGGATGCGTGCAAGGTACATGGTTGTGTGTAGGGtgcgtaaaaaatataaatatatatatatataatatttaaaaaatattataatatatatttaatattataatatatataaataataataataataatttttaaatatatattatattattatattttttaaatattatattataatgttatatataaatatatatatatatttatatatttatattttttacgcaCCCACGCACCCTACGTACCCTGCACACACCCACACACCTTGTATGCACCTACTCACCCTATACGACCCTTTACACCCTGTATACGAAAGTTGTTGAAAGTGATGTAATAAGCTAGGGAggatatttttagaattaaaagtaaatttacttataaagtTAAAACCGTTGTACGTTTccctaaaaaggtttaagcgaaaaaaaatttgtcgattttaattaatggaTATTAATTAAGATCGACAAAATTTTTCCGCTTAAACCTTTTTATGCAAACGTACAatggttttacctttataagcaaatttatttttaattccaaaaataccctccttGGCTTATTACATCACTTTTAACAACTTCCGTGTGTGGGGTGTAAAGAGTCGTACAGGGTGAGTAGATGCGTACAAGGTGCATGGATGCGTGCAGGGTACGTAGGGTGCGTACAAGGTAAGTGGGTGCGTGTAGGGTGCGTAGGTGTGTGCAGGTTGCATGGGtgcgtaaaaaatataaatttataaatataaatatatatatatatatatatatatatatatatatatatatatatatttatatataaatatattatatatataaataaatttatatatatttttatatttttatattttttatacactcACGCACCCTATACGCACTCTGCACGCACCCTACGTTTATAGTATCAGTTAGCACTTATCATTCTCCTCATCTATGCTATTTTTTCGTTACTATctgtatttgaaatttaaacaaaaaattatcaatttttaaatatatttttaatcctTAGAACATGAATTAGTGATAgatcgaataaaaaattatcaaatatgttaagaaaattttaggcgGTCGAGTGTGATGTAAATAGCTAGAAGTTATACAATAAGCTgagagagggtatttttgaaattaaaagtaaatttgtctATAAAAGTGAAACCGTTatatgtttgcctaaaaaggtttataCAGAAAAATTTTTgctagttttaattaatatctcatttttaattatttaatcaaatgtcAAATTACATGTTGATCCCTTAAGTTTTTGCAAAATGCTTCTTTTCTCTCCTTTCCTTTGTCAGAATCATCTCTTGCGCTGGTTAAACACAAAAATCAAGGCCAAAGttcacttttttctctctttggaGGTGCATAGTTGAGAATTATAGGATAAGGATCACATAATGCATGATTACAcctaatttaaagaaaactCCGTAACTGAATGCATGGTTGTGCATTACATTTTAATTCACCTATGTGGCCCTTATCTAATCTGCAAACATGGAAGGTTATGCAAGGGCATCCATGGACTCATGGACGGTCATGCATaagctaaaattaaatattactatttaatttCAACCCACATTCAATCCATAGTCAACAAGaatcaaaatacataattaaaaatgactattttctccCTGATCATGTTTGTGGGTGTTACACTCTCCGTATTACATGGTTGGATCTCGCTATCTTGTGTAGACAATTAGGTGTTATCTTACATTTGATTGCTATGCGAAAGGCTTTTGGAAAAGACTTGAAAGAGGGGCCACCAAGTGGAAGCATATATTCATCCAAACACCCGTTATTAAAATTGCATCCAATCATACCCATGTTTCTAGCTAGGGATTCTAgggtgaatttatttatttattttttgttgtgtaACCATCCTAAGATTCCCAAAAAAGTCAAACCCTAAAATGAGTCAATTATGAACCAGAGTCATGAAAAGGATTACTAGATATTTTGGAGTGTCCTTATCTAACTAAAGATGAGGTTTATCTAATTCTATGTAATATCTATTTTCTTATGTTTAATCATTATCTTTCCTTGTctctcttaattttatttatttagagaGAAGACACCTATAATCCTATCACTtacatttaaaattcaaataataaattattaatcagCTGTATTTAAAGGttaagataaagataaaaaaaactaataaaataaaaagtattattatttatagtgTACGGTAAATACAAAAGAAATGCCAAACCACAGACTGTACTATTTAAGGAAGACATGTCTATACTTGCTTGTCAAGGCACAAATTGTTCTTTTTACGTATGGTTGCACCTTGGAGAAGATACTCAACGTGTAGGGCacaatagataaaaattaaaacatattttttttaatttatattttattttttgtaaatcataattaaaaaaaaggttccctctttataaataaataattaaaataatatgaatttaagtCATAACCCGGTTTCTTTgttaaaacaaacataaattaaaattcaaatcgaacttaaaATGTAATTTCTGAACATTATTGGGGGCGCATGGTAATTTAATTGTTCAGGATTGTTCTACGTATTGACAAAAAACTAAAGGGCAAAATACCCTTCATTTTATCATCAACGCCATTGCCGATGCTCCTTTCCTTCATCACTTCGGCTTTCTACATGTGATAATTGCAAACTTTATTAAACCCTTCTTGTACCCTTCAATCATCAACGGCATTGCCAATGCTCCTTTCATGGTTTTTAATCCTGACCATTCAATTCAActtatcaaaaatgaaattctaaTCTAAATGATGAGATCATAAAAGCAAAAGAAGtgaattatttataagaaagaAAGCCAAACTTACCACTGGCCAACAGTGAGGTGAGGCCCTTCCATGTCAATGCTGAACGTATCACAGCTGGCCAGAATGGGGCTACATGCTCGGACCAATCTTCTGCCTTTATATCCTGCCACCCGAAttccattttataatattttattaataaaatagtttcaAATCGTACTGtatactaattatattaaaaaatatatacatataatattgcccatacatatttttgtttcaCGCTGTCGTTTTCGGCAGATGCTCTAGTGTTCATAACATTCACCAATCATATAAGGACGTATTTTGTACAGGTAAAACTTAGATCCGGAATGAATAAGATGCTTTAAGTGTTTTCTGAAATTAAATCCTCTTCTGATGTGACCTTTCTTggaaacttttcttttttatttatgattcaGATTAATTTGTCTATTATAGTTGTCAATCAatcatctttttattaatgatgtTGAAACAGACTAAATGTAATTACCTGGAGAGAAAGGGATTGCAGCAAGTTGATGTAATGAGCAGTAGAACACCAGGCTGGAAGATAATACGCATCACATATCTTATTCAGGATTTCCTCCTCCCATGGCTGCAAACTCTCTTCAGAAGGCCCAAGATCCCTATGGCACCATGTTACGATTATTATTCTCCCTCCCGGGGCTGCGACTCTTGCCAACTCATTCACAAACTGCATAAGGACAAAATTCAGGAAAATATCCCATTATCTTATTCCATTAAACTAACCAAACAGAAAGAAGTCTACACTTACGGGACCACCATTCATAGTCAAAAGgtcttttctttttactatGTCTGTGGTCCAATTGAACTTGAAGAATAtaatgaaacaaacaaaaaccaaaccTTGGTTTTATCAGGGATGTGTTCCCCACTCTCCATGGACCAAACAAGATCAAATTGCCCATCAGGGAATGGTTGATCCAAAGCATCTGCGACTTGAAAAGAAACCTGCTAATTCTTCAGACACTTAATTCCACAAACATATGCGCCTTAGAATGAAggaaaatttttgaagaattaagTACCGTGTCAGCTAAGCCTTCGGCATCAGCAAGTTCATTTGCCCTTTGTGCTTGAACAGGACTAAGAGTTATGCCCTTGCATTTTGCCCCATATTTTTTAGCTAAGTATCTAGAACTGCCTCCAATCCCGCATCCAACATCAACTACGCTTTTGGGCCAATTGCTAGGATCTTCTgcatttcaatcaaaataactTGTCAGAATCTGTTATACGTACATAGAAATCCAAAATTAATGCTTCTAACTATTACTATACATAGCTATCATTTGCAACATCTACTCAGattagaatataattattttccaGGAGTAACAagagtttcaaattttaagaacCCAGAATCAAACTTTTTGATTTTCAAACCTACCGATGCATCTTCCACAAAAATAGCGTATCCAAAGCACTTCACCgaacataaaaaattcaacaaaaaagcGCTTCTAAAAAACACGATAGTGCTTATCTGAAACAATAATCAAACATCAATATCTTTTAGGCGCTAGAGTACCCGAAATGGCGGCGAACCGAAGCGACTCCTCAATCATTCGGACCTGGGCAGCCCTATGATCCGAAACCGAAACACTAGAATCCGGGTCGTAAAATCCGTGGTGCATGTGACTGCCCCATATATCTTCCCATAACTTAGACGACTCGTCGTAGAACTCGGCTATTCCTTGCTGCAACTCACGTGTGTCACTGGC contains:
- the LOC123220265 gene encoding tocopherol O-methyltransferase, chloroplastic isoform X2 — protein: MATWLRFSPPSPTLLPSPACPTSRQPPRSTASWTSRVALRVSLNLSRLLTPVRATTASDTRELQQGIAEFYDESSKLWEDIWGSHMHHGFYDPDSSVSVSDHRAAQVRMIEESLRFAAISDPSNWPKSVVDVGCGIGGSSRYLAKKYGAKCKGITLSPVQAQRANELADAEGLADTVSFQVADALDQPFPDGQFDLVWSMESGEHIPDKTKFVNELARVAAPGGRIIIVTWCHRDLGPSEESLQPWEEEILNKICDAYYLPAWCSTAHYINLLQSLSLQDIKAEDWSEHVAPFWPAVIRSALTWKGLTSLLASGLKTMKGALAMPLMIEGYKKGLIKFAIITCRKPK
- the LOC123220265 gene encoding tocopherol O-methyltransferase, chloroplastic isoform X1; this encodes MATWLRFSPPSPTLLPSPACPTSRQPPRSTASWTSRVALRVSLNLSRLLTPVRATTASDTRELQQGIAEFYDESSKLWEDIWGSHMHHGFYDPDSSVSVSDHRAAQVRMIEESLRFAAISEDPSNWPKSVVDVGCGIGGSSRYLAKKYGAKCKGITLSPVQAQRANELADAEGLADTVSFQVADALDQPFPDGQFDLVWSMESGEHIPDKTKFVNELARVAAPGGRIIIVTWCHRDLGPSEESLQPWEEEILNKICDAYYLPAWCSTAHYINLLQSLSLQDIKAEDWSEHVAPFWPAVIRSALTWKGLTSLLASGLKTMKGALAMPLMIEGYKKGLIKFAIITCRKPK